A window of Streptomyces sp. NBC_00523 genomic DNA:
CCGCATCCGGCTTCCTGGCGCCGCCATCCGCATACGCTCAGCGTGTGGCATCGCCGCGGGTCTCCTGAGGGCCGGGGACGACGCGATGGCTGACCGGGATGGGGGAGCTCGGAACCCAGGCCGGACACGTTGGGTCGGGCGTCGCCGACAGGAGGACCCCGCGCAGGGGCAGCGAGGCCGGCAGGCCTTCGAACGCCGGCACCGGCCGGTCCTCGTGGTAGGCGATCGACAGTGAGGGCTGCGCCAGCCCCCGCATCCGTACGACGAGCTCCGCTTCGTCCCCAGCGGCCTTGGGCTGCATGGTCTGCATGGGGATCGGGGTGAAGCTGAACCGGGCCTTGAACCCGAAGAGGCCCGGTTGAGCCGTGTGCCCGAGGAGGGAAGGGTCGCTGCCCAGTGAGGCCCACGTGTAGCCGCGCTCCCGTGCCGCGTCGAAGGCAGCGCTGTACATCAGACGCGAGAGCATGCCATTCCGGGCCGAGTCCGCTGCCGCGGAGAACCTGACGTGAACGAGAGACTGGTCGGGCCGCAGCGAGCACAGGCAACCGCCGACAAGGACGCCATCGGCGTGCGCGAACACTCCGAGCAGAGAGGGCAGGTCACGCAATAGGAGCCGCTCCTGCCGCCTGGCGTAATTGACACCGTGAGGCATCGAGGAGATCTGCCGCTCGTACAATTCGAGGAAGCCCCGCAGGTCCTCCTCCCCCACTTGGTCGAGGACTCCAACCGTAATGCCGCTCGTGACAGCTGCCCGCGCGGCATTGCGGTGAC
This region includes:
- a CDS encoding GNAT family N-acetyltransferase, which gives rise to MGLEEALERNWHDPACDVDIVRVRLADLDRRPALEAAGFLVKPAWVNWLAPLTDSAAAFRQRLSVSERKSHRNAARAAVTSGITVGVLDQVGEEDLRGFLELYERQISSMPHGVNYARRQERLLLRDLPSLLGVFAHADGVLVGGCLCSLRPDQSLVHVRFSAAADSARNGMLSRLMYSAAFDAARERGYTWASLGSDPSLLGHTAQPGLFGFKARFSFTPIPMQTMQPKAAGDEAELVVRMRGLAQPSLSIAYHEDRPVPAFEGLPASLPLRGVLLSATPDPTCPAWVPSSPIPVSHRVVPGPQETRGDATR